tttctttcctttgtagcATAAGGACACGGGAGAGACTAGCACGCTAAAAAGACCTGTGCTTTTGCATTTGCACCGAACAGCCCATGCTGATGAATTTGACTGCCCTTCAGAACTTCAGCACACACAGGAACTCTTTCCACAATGGCACTTGCCAATTAAAATAGCTGCTATTATAGCATGTCTGACTTTTCTTTACACTCTTCTGAGGGAAGTAATTCACCCTTTAGCAACTTCCCAtcaacaatatttttataaaattccaaTCCTGGTCATCAACAAAGTCTTGCCAGTGGTTTCCATCACTCTCTTGGCATTGGTTTACCTGCCAGGTGTGATAGCAGCAATTGTCCAACTTCATAACGGAACCAAGTATAAGAAGTTTCCACATTGGTTGGATAAGTGGATGTTAACAAGAAAGCAGTTTGGgcttctcagtttcttttttgctGTACTGCATGCAATTTATAGTCTGTCTTACCCAATGAGGCGATCCTACAGATACAAGTTGCTAAACTGGGCATATCAACAGGTAAGATGACAATGTTGACACTGTTACTAATAAAAAGTCTAAGTCACTTAACAAATTAATCATTTCTCATTGTAATATCAATACCCCAACCCTGTTGAAACTCTGTGTTGAAAAAGTCAtcgattttaaaatttttattataatttcactAGGGCTTGGTTGTCAGTCGGTTTTATattgagaaatgttttttaaGCTGAAAATAAGGTACAACTTTAGcaaataagaaacattttgttCATGGACAAGGCCATATTTCAAACTTCTACCACCCTCGCAAGATTACTTTTTAATATGGTTGTTCTCCTTGTTTaccacatatgcatgcacattACAGTTCTATCCAAGTAAACCatcaaataattattagaaaGTTAATAGATTATGGAAATGTTGcattcaagaaaaaaagtgataGCACCTATGTCATTTGTCTTAGAGgaatgcaacaaaaagaaaagaaagaaaaagtcataaATTTGTGGAGACCTGTTATCAGGGCTTCATAGTAGACACAGGGAAGAGTGTAGGagattcacattcaggaaataacTGTTGTTTgcatctcttctttctttacttaCCTTCTGGTAGGtccaacaaaataaagaagatgCCTGGATTGAGCATGATGTTTGGAGAATGGAGATTTATGTGTCTCTGGGAATTGTGGGACTGGCAATACTGGCTCTGTTGGCTGTGACATCTATTCCATCTGTGAGTGACTCTTTGACATGGAGAGAATTTCACTATATTCaggtaaataatatataaaataacccTAAGAGATAAATCTTCTTTTCGTGTTTATGATATAGAATATGTTGACTTTAccccataaaaaataacaaatgtttttcAACAGCAAAGATCTTGTACTTGTTCCAATTAATAATGTGCTCTCCTGTTGTTTTCCCTATTGCTTCTAATTAGGACAAGTGTTTCCTAGacataaataaaaggcattaaaatattcttttttttttttttttttgagataaagtctcgctctgttgcccaccctggagtacagtggcacgatctcggctcactgcaacctgcgcctctgggttcaggcgattctcctgcctcagcctcctgagtagctgggattacaggcacccatcaccatgcccagctaatttttgtatttttagtagagatagggtttccccatgttggccaggctggtctcaatctcctgacctcaaatgatccgcccacctcggcctcccaaagtgctgggatgacagtcatgagccaccacgctcagcctgcTCATTCTAATATTCGAAACTTGTTAGACAATTTGCTACCCGTCTCATGTGATATTTTAGGAATCCAATATGCATGGTTTAtaagttcttaaaaaataaaaatattcttttacctGTCACCTGAATTTAGTAATGCCTTTTATGTTACACAACTTAGCACTTTCCAGAAACAAAAACTCTCTCCTTGAAATAATAGAGTTTTTATCTACCAAAGATATTCTAGTATCTCATTTCAAAGGCTGCTTTTTCCAGCTTACATTTTATATACTTACTCACTTGAAGTTTCTAAATATTCTTGGAATTTTAAAACGATCTCAGATTTACTGAGGTTTATCTTCTGGTGGTAGATTATCCATAAGAAGAGTGATGTGCCAGAATCACTCTGGGATCCTTGTCTGACAAGATTCAAAGGACTAAATTTAATTCAGTCATAAACACTGCCAATTACCTTTTATGGGTAGACATCTTTGGAAATTTCCACAAGGTCAGACATTCCCAACTATCCCTTCTACATGTCCACACATATACTTCAACACTTTATTAGGCATCTGATTAGGCTGGAAAGTATGCCTCCATCTGAATTAGTCCAGTGTGGCTTATAGTTGGTACCACATTCTCACAGAATTTCCTAATTTTGTAGGTTCAGCCTGATAGCCATTGGAGTTCTTTGGTCCTCATTAAATAGCTTTCTTCACACATTGCTCTGCCTGTTACACATATGATGAACACTGCTTTTTAGACTTCATTAGGAATTTAAGACTGCGTCTTGACAACTGAGCCTATTCTATTATATACACAATACCTAGCCCataataagtatataatatacatttggtaaaattaattttcaaccAATGACATGTATTTTTCAACTAGTAACCTAGAAATGTTTCACTTAAAATCTGAGAACTGGTTACACTACAAGTTACCTTGGAGATTCATATCTGAAAACATAAACTTAGCTATTTGATTGTATTCACTGGGACTTAAGAATGCCCCTGAATAATTGTGAGTTAGATTTGTTCTGGCAGGCTAATGACCATTTCCAGTAAAGTGAATAGAGGTCAGAAGTCATATAAAAGAGGTATTGTCAGAACACTGTTAAGATTACATAGGTGAACAACTATTTTTTAAGCAACTTTATTTGTGTAGTGACAAAGCATCCCAATGCAAGCTGAAATGTTTCATCACATCTCTGGATCTCTCTATTTTGTGCAGACATTGAAAAAATTGTTCATATTATTTCCATGTTAtcagaatatttgattttttaaaaacataagccaAGTTCATTCACttcattattcatttatcaaAATCAGAGTGAATCACATTAGTCACCTTCACAATTGATAAAGATCACTGAAGTCAAATTGATTTTTGCTATAATCTTCAGTCAATCTACCTATATTTAATTGAGCATCTAAAATGTGCAAATCATTGTGTTGATTCTGCAGGGATCCTGTTATAAGTGAGACTCAGTCCCTGATTTTAGGTATCTTGTGATAAGCAGAATTAAGGCAAATACACAAGAGACaaagcacaaaaaataaatatcataaggGGATGAACAAAATGGTGGAGAAAGAGTAGACAAAGTTT
This window of the Nomascus leucogenys isolate Asia chromosome 11, Asia_NLE_v1, whole genome shotgun sequence genome carries:
- the STEAP1 gene encoding metalloreductase STEAP1, with amino-acid sequence MESRKDITNQEELWKMKPRRNLEEDDYLHKDTGETSTLKRPVLLHLHRTAHADEFDCPSELQHTQELFPQWHLPIKIAAIIACLTFLYTLLREVIHPLATSHQQYFYKIPILVINKVLPVVSITLLALVYLPGVIAAIVQLHNGTKYKKFPHWLDKWMLTRKQFGLLSFFFAVLHAIYSLSYPMRRSYRYKLLNWAYQQVQQNKEDAWIEHDVWRMEIYVSLGIVGLAILALLAVTSIPSVSDSLTWREFHYIQSKLGIVSLLLGTIHALIFAWNKWIDIKQFVWYTPPTFMIAVFLPIVVLIFKSILFLPCLRKKILKIRHGWEDVTKINKTEISSQL